The stretch of DNA GTCGCCGGGACTCCCGTCCATCACGCTCAGCTCCAGAACCTCGACATCCATGTCGAGGAACGTCGCCACCTGCGCGACGCCTCCCCTCACGAACCGCAGCACACCGTTGGCGCTCGCTGTGCGCGGCGAGAGGGCGACGTCGATGCCGACCTCGTTGAGAAGACCGCGCAGCGAGAGACGGTGCAGAACGGCGATCGTCTCCGTCGTCCCCATCGACTTGGCGAAAAGGCACGCGAGGATGTTCGCGTCGTCCTCACCGGTGACGGCGACGACCGCGTCCTGCCCACCGACGTCCTCGGACGCGAGCAGCTCGGCGTCGCCGATGTCGCCTTCGATCACGAGCACGCCCTCGAGCGCCTCGGCGATCTCACGGGCGCGGACCGGGTCTCGCTCGACCACCGACACCCGGGCGTGGCGGTCCGCCAGACGGCCGGCGAGGATCTGTCCGGTGCGACCGCCGCCGAGGATCATGACCCTGTGGGGCCGAGCGGCATCGAGCCCCAGCAGACCCAGGACATCGCGGCGCGCCCGGCGCTTCACGACCATCCGGACGAGATCGTTGGCCTCGAGGCGGTGGTTGCGACGCGGGATGATGGTGTCCTCGCCGCGGGTTATGGCACCGACCATGAACTCCCACTCGGGCTCGTACTCGGCTGCGATCCCGCCGAGCGTGCGGCCCACGAGCGGGGCGTCGGGACCGAGACGGGCGCCGATGACGATCACCTCCCCCCCACCGAGAACGGCGATCTCGCTCGCACCCGGATAGTCCAGGAGATCCATGACCTCGGACGCGACCTCCTCGTCGGGGTCGATGATCAGGTCCGCCCCCATCGCCGCGTGGAGCTCGGCGGCTTCCTTTCCCCGCAACGCGGGAGCTTCGATCCGTGCGATGGCGCGCCGCACCCCGGCCTGCTTCGCCAGGAGGCATGCGATCAGATTTGCCTCGTCGTCGGAGCTGACCGCCACGAGGAGTTCGGCCCGGTCGAGTCCTGCGGACCGCAGCGTGGCCGGGTGGGTGCCGCTCCCGCACACCGCGAGGACATCGAGACGCTGTTCGACTTCCCGGACACGCGCGGCGTCCTGCTCGACGACCGCGACGTCGTTGCCCTCGGCACTGAGGAGCTCTGCGACGTGGGACCCGACCTCACCCGCACCGATCACGATGATGTGCACGGCTCAATCCTGCCGCGCGCCGGGGCCGTGGACCACTCTCACGCGTACTGACCCGCGCCGGGCGGCTCCGATGCGGCCCATCGGAGCGCCGTCGGTGTCACCACGACGTCGAGGTCGACGTCGTGGTCGGCCGCAGCGAGGTGGCCGACCAGTTGGCAGTCGAAGCCGACGCCCACGAGCAGCGGGGGTGGGCCCACGCGTCGGCGCGCGGCGAACGCCCGGTCGTAGTAACCGGCGCCCCGGCCGAGGCGGTGACCGAGGCGGTCGAAGGCGACGCACGGGACCACCACGACGTCGAGAGCGAAGGGCGGGACGACCTCCCCCGCCACGGGAACGGGGATCCCGTAGCGCCCTTCGGTGAGGCCCGACCCCGGAGTCCATGTGCGGAACGTCATGGCCGTGCCGGCCTGTACGACGGGGAGCGCGACGGACGCGCCGGCGATCGTCACGACGTCGAGCAGGGGGGTCGTGTCGAGCTCGCCGTCGTCCGCGAGGTAGAGCCCGACGACGTCGCCGGCGGCGATGAGTTCGGAGTCACGGACGTGGTCCGCTACCCTGCCCGCCGCACGGTCCCGCTCCCCACCCGGAACGGCGCGTCGGGCTTCACGGAGCTCGCCACGTCGCGACATCGCAGTCGGCTCGGGTAGGGACCGATCCGTGCACGGTGTCACGCGGCGAGGCTAGCGTGCCTGCCCGCCACCATCGCCGACGCGAGCCCCGGTACCGGGGAGGGAGAGACAATGGAGTCCGTACCGTATCTCGCGGCACTGAGCGCGCTCGTCGCGCTCGGCCTGGCCGCCTACTTCTTCAGCGTGGTCAAGGCGGCCGATCCCGGCACGCCCAAGATGATCGAACTCATGGAGGCGATCCAGGAGGGGGCGAGGACCTTCCTGCGGCGTGAATACACCTGGGTGCTCGGCTTCGTCGTCGGGATGACGGTGCTCATCCTGGTCTTCCTCGACTGGGGTCGACCGTGGGGCGCCATCGCCTACGTGCTCGGCGCGGTCCTGTCGGGAACCGCCGGGTGGGTCGGGATGACAGTCGCCACCATGGCCAACGCCCGCACCACCCACGCCGCCCGCACGGGACCCCAGCTCGCGCTACCGCTGGCCTTCCGGGGCGGTGCCGTCATGGGCTTCTCCGTAGCCGGACTGAGCCTTCTCGGCCTCGCCTTCTCCTACCTGTTGTTCGTCGTGTGGCTCGATGTCGACGACGCTTTCGACGTCATCACGGCGTTCGGGCTCGGGGCGAGCTCCATCGCCCTCTTCTCCCGCATCGGGGGCGGTATCTACACGAAGGCGGCCGACGTCGGCGCTGACCTCGTGGGCAAGGTCGAGGCCGGCATCCCCGAGGACGATCCCCGCAACCCCGCCACCATCGCCGACAACGTCGGCGACAACGTCGGCGACGTCGCCGGCATGGGAGCGGACCTCTTCGAGAGCTATTCGGGGGCCATCATCGCTCCGATCGCATTCGCATTCTTCGCCTTCGGCGGCGACACGAACGACCTCCCCGCGGACCTCGAGAAGCTGATCCTGTTCCCCCTCATCGTGGCGTTCGTCGGGATGGTCGCATCCATCGTCGGCGCGTTCTTCGTCCGCGCGGGAGCGAGTTCCGATGTCCGTGCGCTGTCGCGTGCACTGCACATGGGCACCAACGTCGCCATGGCGATCACCGTGGTGGGCGTGTTCGCGTCCGGCCTGATCGTCTTCGGCGACTACTTCGACTCCGACGCCCAGTGGGCGCTGCCCGTGGCGGTCATCGCCGGGCTCGTCGTCGGTTGGGCCATCGGCAAGGTCGCCGAGGTGTGGACCTCTGACCACTACCGACCGGTGCGCAACATCGCGAAGCAGTCGGAGACCGGCCCGGCAACGGTCATCCTGTCGGGGATCTCGGCGGGCATGATCTCGGTCGCCGCCTCCGTCGTGCTCATCGTCGGCGCCATCGGGGTGGCCTACTGGGCCGGACAGGAGGCCCTCGGCGGTACCGACGAGGGCGGTATCTACGGCATCGCCATCGCCGCCATCGGCATGCTCGCCACGACCGGAGTCGTCGTCGCGGTGGACGCCTACGGGCCGATCGCCGACAATGCCGGCGGCATCGCCGAGATGGCCGAGCTGGAGCCGGAAGTCCGCGAGGTCACCGACTCCCTCGACAGCCTCGGGAACACCACCGCCGCCATCGCCAAGGGATTCGCCGTCGGCTCCGCCGCCGTCACCGCCCTCGCCCTGTTCGCGGCCTTCGACCAGGCCATCACCCGTGAGGGCGGGAACCTGATCCTCGACATCACCGACGTCGAGGTGTTCATCGGCCTGTTCCTCGGTGCCATGCTGCCGTTCCTGTTCGCCGCTCTCACGATCGACGCCGTCGGTCGTGCGGCCAACAAGATGATCGAAGAGGTCCGGCGCCAGTTCCGCGAGATCCCGGGCCTGCGGGAGGGCCGTGAGGGCGTCAAGCCCGACTCGGCGCGCTGCATCGACATCTCGACGCAGGCCTCCCTGCGCGAGATGCTCATCCCCGGTGGTCTCGCCATCGTCGTGCCGTTGGTGATCGGCTTCATCGACGAGAACGCCCTCGGTGGTTTCCTCGCCGGTGCCCTCGTGACAGGCTTCGCGCTCGCCATCTTCATGGCCAACTCCGGTGGCGCATGGGACAACGCGAAGAAGTACATCGAGGCCGGCGCCCACGGCGGCAAGGGCAGCGAAGCGCACAAGGCCGCCGTCGTCGGTGACACCGTCGGAGACCCGTTCAAGGACACGTCCGGCCCGTCGATGAACATCCTCATCAAGGTCATGACGATCGTCTCGCTGATCTTCGCGTCCGCCTTCGTCTGATGCGTATCGGCCTCTCCGCCCCGGCGGCCACCGACCTCGCACGGGTCGTCGCCGGGGTGGAGCGGGCCGAGACCGAGGGTTTCTCGAGCTACTGGCTGCCGCAGATCTTCGGCGTCGACGCTCTCACCGCGCTGGCAGTGGCCGGCGCGGCCACCGAGCACATCGAAGTCGGCACGGCCGTGGTTCCGATCCATCCTCGCCACCCGTTGATGCTCGCGGCGCAGGCACTCACGGTGCAGGCCGCCTGCGGTGGACGGCTGGCCCTCGGCGTGGGCCTGTCGCACCGTGTGGTCACCGAGGAAATGTGGGGGATCTCCTGGGACCGGCCGCTGCGCCGAATGAGCGAGTATCTGTCCGCCCTGATCCCTGCCCTGGCGGGGCGGTCGGCCGACGTGGACGGAGAGCTGCTGACGGCCCATGGCGCCGTCGACGTCGCGGACACCTCCGCCCCACCGGTGTTGGTGGCTGCGCTCGGGCCTCAGATGCTCGAACTCACGGGCCGTGTCGCCGACGGCACCATCACGTGGTGCGTGGGACCACGCACACTCGCGAACCACACGGTGCCCACCATCCGCGCCGCCGCCGAGGCTGCCGGCCGAGTTACACCTCGGGTGGTGGCCGCATTCCCGGTCGCGGTGACCGACGACGTACCCGCGACGCGCGCCGCTCTGGGCAAGCGCCTCGCCGTCTACGGGGGTCTCCCCTCCTACCGGACGATGCTGGACGCCGAGGGCGTCGACGCCCCCGAGGACCTGGCCATCGTGGGCGACGCCGACGAGGTCGCCCGGCGGGTGGGAGAACTCGCCGGGATCGGCGTGACGGACTTCGCTCTGGCAGAAGCCGCCATCACCTCCGACGAGCGCCGGCGAACCCGCGAGACGGTCCTCGCACTGTCGGCCTAGGTGGACGTCGCCCGGGCTCTGGGGGTGCTGGGGCTGGACACGACGGCCTCATGGGACGACATCCGCGGGGCGTACCGCCGCCTGATCCGTACCCACCATCCCGACGTCGCGGACGTAACCCGGGCGGCACGTGCGACCGACATCACCGAGGCCTACGCCACGCTCGAGCGGGCCACCGCGGGCGGTCGCGACCCGCTCGGCCCCTCGGCCCGGCCGTCCACCGATCCGAGATCGCAGCGGCCCCGGTCCGCCCGGGTATCGAGTGTCCCGGCAAAGACCGTGACTCTCGACGTCGGCGGGCTCGACGTGGTGGACGCACTAGCACAGGGGGCGGCTGCGCTCGGGCGTGTCGGCCCGGTCGACCGCGAATCCGGCATCGTCATCGTGACACTGGGACCACCGCGCTGGACGCCCAGCCAACTCCTCGCCGAGGTCGGCAGCACGGGTGGCCGCGCCACCGTCGAGTTCACCCTCGAGTCACTCGGCCGCGACGCCGCGCCCTCGATCGAGGCCGTCGTCAGCGAACTCGCCCGCAACCTTCCCCGCGCCTGAGCCCCCGTCGAGCAACCACGACAGAGGGGGTGCGTGGCGGACGATCCACGCCGGAGCGCGGCGGTGGGTCACGATCACCATCAACAGGGCAGGCACCGCGATCAGGTAGCCGCCCACGACGTCGGCGGGCCAGTGATCCAGTTCGACGACCCGGGAGGGCGCGGTGATGACGATGATCGCCACCGACCCGGCGACGACCCCACGCCTGACCCGATGATCGCTCTCGTACACCGAAGCGAGGTAGGCGATGATTCCGAAGACCAGCACGACGTAGACGACGTGTCCGCTGGGATAGCCGCCGTTGCCGAAGCGGGCCGTTCCCCACTCGAGATCCTCTGTAGGTCGGGGCCGATCGACCAGATCGGCCAGCTTCGTCAGACCGGTTGCGGCACCCGCCACGAAATAGGTCACCGCTGCCAGGCGCCCCCACGCCATCGCCACCACCGGCACCAACGCCAGGAAGATCGTCGGGGCCATGGCGTCCGTGAACGCCACATCGAGAACGTTGCTCGCCGGCCCGAGCACTCCCGAGAGCGTCTCGTCCACCCAGCGGGTGGCCGCGGCCTCACCGGGCAGGAGCTGGGATCGACTCACGCCCACCGTGAACAGGATCCCCACGGCGGCGATCGACAGCGCCCCGGCGACGATCATCCGGTCCGTGGGGCCCGTCTGGTCGTTTCGCGGTGGCATCGCCCCCAATCCAACCACGGCGGGTGGAATCCGGCCACGCCGAGGACCGGCGGTATCGTGGACTCACCGTGGCTGGCGACGACGATCCGCGCGGGGCGCGTACCCGGTCCGAACCGGACGCTCCCGGCTCCTGGCACTCCGACCCGTTCGCGCGCCACCAGTCACGCTGGTGGGACGGCAACCGCTGGACTGAGCGGGTACGCGACGAGACCACCGTCGGAATCGACCCTCCGGGCATAGACCCCGCGCCGCACGCTCCCGCGTCGGACGCGCCCGAGCCCGCCAATCCCATCGGTGATGCCCGGGTCCCGCTCCGGCCTCCCCCCGCGAGTACCCAACTGGCCCGGATCCTCGGTGTGATCACCATGGTCGGGCTGACGGTGCTGATCGTCGTCGTGGCGATCGCGGCGCTCTGAGTCCCGTGGCTTCTCTGACGACGGTGCCGGCCGGCCGCTTCCGGCTCCCACCCCCCGAGAGCCCCAGTTCGCTGCGGGCACTGCGCCATCGCCAGTTCGCGATCTTCTGGCTGACTGCGATCGTCTCGAACTCCGCCAACTTCATGCAGCAGCTGACGGTGCCGTTCATCGTCTTCGAGTTGACGGACTCCAACACCTGGGTCGGCGCCGTCGCCTTCGCCGCACTCATCCCCGGTGTCGTCCTCACCCCCGTGTCCGGCGTGCTCGCGGACCGGCTTCCGCGCCGCACGATCATCATCGTGACCCTCAGCGTGCAGACGCTGGTCGCGACCGGCTTCCTCGTCCTGTGGCTCGCCGATGCGCTCACCCCCTGGCGGATCGTCATCCTGAGCCTGATCAACGGTGTCGTCGTGGGAACCCAGGTCGCCGCCTGGCAGTCGTTGGTTCCCCTGCTCGTCCCCCGACACGACCTCCTCGCCGCGGTCCGGCTCAACTCGGCGGGGTTCACCGCATCGCGGGCGCTCGGGCCGATGGTGGGAGCCGGTCTGCTGGCCGCGATCGGCCCCGCTTCGGTCTTCTTCGCGAACGCTGCGACGTTCGTCCTCCTGCTGGCGGTCGTCTTCAGACTTCGGCCGCGCCAGGCTCCGGCGGCATCCGCGGAACGGCTCGCCACGGTCTTTCGGAGCGGCTTCGCCTATGTACGCGCCCGGGGGTCGATGCTGCTCGCCGTCGGGACGGGTTTCATGATCGCCTTCTTCGGCATGTCACTGGTCCAGATCGCGGCCGGCCTGGCCAAGGAGGACTTCGGGGTCGGGAAGTCGGGCCTCGCGGGCCTCGTCACGGCGACGGGAGTGGGATCCGTCCTCTCGTCGATCGTCATCATCTCCGGTGGCGACGCCTTCCGCCGGTCCCGCATGGCACTCGGCGGGCTCGTGATCTACGGCATCGGGCCGCTCGTCATCGTGTCCACGACGAACTACGTCGTCGGCCTGGCGGGCTTCTTCGTACTCGGTGCCGCCCACGTTGCGGTCGCGATCGCGCTGAACACGGCGCTGCAGATACAGGTGGCCGAAGAGATGCGGGGCCGCGTCATCTCGATCTACATGATGGGCGTCATCGGTGGTCTACCGGTGGGGGCCTTCGTCGGCGGCCGACTCGGAGACCTCGTCGGGCTGCGAACCGTCTACGTCGGCGCGGGGATCTCCCTCCTCACCTATTCGCTGTTGGCGACTCTGGTCTTCGACCGGCTCGGCGCGCTCGACGATGAACAGAGGGAACCGGTTCCGCCCACGCCGACAGCGGAGGCGGCGGCGTGAGCCTCGCCGGACCGGGCCCCGACAACGTTGCGTTCGGCCTCGAGCAGTGGATCACCGACAACGCGGGGCACTTCGCTCCGCCGGTTGCGAATCGGGAGGTCTTCCCGGGAGGGGACTTCATCTTCATGGTGATCCGGGGCCCCAACGCGCGGTCCGATTTCCACATCGATCCCGGTGACGAGATCTTCCACCAACTGCGCGGCGAGGTCGCCGTCGACCTCATCATCGACGGTGCCGTGGAGCGCCACATCGTCGGGCCGGGGGACGTGCTACGGGTGCCCGCCGGGGTCCCCCACGCGCCCCACCGCCCCCCCGAGACATGGGGATTCGTCATCGAGCGACCCCGCGCCGACGACGAGCGGGACCAACTCCTGTGGCTCTGTGAGACGTGTGGCAGGGAGGTCCGACGGGTCGAGTTCCACGTCTCCGACATCGAGGCCCAGTTGGCCGAGGCGCTCGGCACATGGAACGGTGACGAGACACTGCGGATCTGCCCGGTCGGACACTCCAATCCGGCACCGCGACCGTTCACGACCTCCGACCTGAGCGAGAAGCCGGGCCCCTACCTCCCGTGAGACACCACGATCTGATCATCCTGGGCGCCGGCTCGGGAAACACGCTCCTGTCCCCCGACTTCGACGACGTCGACGTAGCGATCATCGAGCGGGACACCTTCGGCGGAACCTGCCTGAACCGGGGGTGCATCCCGTCGAAGATGTTCGTGTACGCGGCGGACGTCGCCGAGACGGTCCGCCACGGTCACGCGCTCGGCGTCGACGCCGCAGTGACCGGTGTGCGCTGGCGTGACATCGTCGACCGGGTCTTCGGCCGGATCGACCCCATCGCACAGGGCGGCGAGGACTATCGCCGCCGCCTCGACAACGTCACCGTGTACCCGGGCGACGCCCACTTCGTAGCGGAGCGCGTCCTGGAGGTGGACGGCGAACGCCTCACGGCGCCCGACGTCGTGATCGCGGCCGGTGCCCGGCCCTTCGTCCCGGAGATCCCCGGGATCGACACCGTCCCGCACCACACGTCGGACACCGTGATGCGCCTGCCGGAGCTGCCCGGGCGGATGCTGATCGTCGGTGGCGGCTTCATCGCCGCGGAACTGGCCCATGTGTTCGGGGGCCTCGGCACCGACGTCACCATCGTTCACCGGCGCGACGTCCTGTTGGGAGCCGAGGACCGCGACGTCTCGCGGGCATTCACCGATCGCTACGCGGAGCGCTTCGACCTGCGGATGAAGACGGTGGTCGAGGGTTTCGCCATGGATGGCGGGTCCATCGTCGCCGCGCTCGCCGGCGACCGCGGCGGCGAACTTCCCGTCGACGTCGTCTTGATCGCAACCGGGCGTGTACCCAACGGAGATCAGCTGAATCTCCCTGCCACGGGACTGTCCGTGGGTGAAGACGGCTACCTGCCCACCGATCCGTTCCTGCGGACGGGGGTCGAGGGCATCTGGGCTCTGGGCGACGTCACCAATCCGGCCCAGTTGAAGCACACCGCCAACGAGGAGGCCCGGGTACTCGCCCACAACCTGATCCACCCCGATGACATGCGCGAGGTGGATCTGTGGCCCACGCCCCACGCGGTGTTCGCGAGTCCGCAGGTAGCCGCCGTTGGACCGACGTCGCAGGAACTCGACGCTTCGGGCCGTGACTACGTGTCGTCTGTGCGGCCCTATGCCGACACCGCCTACGGCTGGGCGATGGAGGACCGTCACTCGTTCTGCAAGGTCCTGGCGGACCCCGAGACGAGGCTGCTGCTCGGCGCGCATATCATCGGCCCGCACGCGCCGACGCTTCTCCAGCAACTCGTCCAGGGGATGCGTTTCGGCCAGACGGTGGACCAGATGGCCCGCGGCCAGCTCTGGACCCACCCGGCGATGCCCGAGGTGGTCGAGCAGGCCCTGTTGTCGTTGTAGATCGCGAGATCGGACTTCTGTGCCCTCCGAGCGCCCCTCTGTGTCACTGGGGTCGGTTAGTGTGGGTTCATGGTCGAACACATGTTCGCAGCCGGTTCCGGGACGGACCGTGACACTGGCCTCGGCGAGGCCCGTGGGTCACTCGACGCCGCGGCGGGGCGGCTGCGGAGCCTGGATCTGGCGTGTCTCGACGTCGACCAGTTGAGCGTGCTCGCGAAGGATCTTGAATCGCATCGTCGTGTCGTGGCGGCGGCGTCGGCTCGCACCGCGGCTGCGATCGCGTCGCACACCGCGCCACCCGACCCAGGCCGCGGCGGCGACGGCGCTGGTAACGGCGACGACACCAGCGGCCAAGACGATGATGGTGCGGGGCCGGTGCCGCCTCCTCCTGCGGGCGGCGCCGCCGACGCGGCCGGTTCAGACCGCGATGAGGCCAACCGGCAACGCCGCGCGGCGCGGGTCGCGCAGATCCTCCCCGCAGCGATTACGGCGCT from Acidimicrobiales bacterium encodes:
- a CDS encoding 5-formyltetrahydrofolate cyclo-ligase, with the translated sequence MTPCTDRSLPEPTAMSRRGELREARRAVPGGERDRAAGRVADHVRDSELIAAGDVVGLYLADDGELDTTPLLDVVTIAGASVALPVVQAGTAMTFRTWTPGSGLTEGRYGIPVPVAGEVVPPFALDVVVVPCVAFDRLGHRLGRGAGYYDRAFAARRRVGPPPLLVGVGFDCQLVGHLAAADHDVDLDVVVTPTALRWAASEPPGAGQYA
- a CDS encoding sodium-translocating pyrophosphatase, which gives rise to MESVPYLAALSALVALGLAAYFFSVVKAADPGTPKMIELMEAIQEGARTFLRREYTWVLGFVVGMTVLILVFLDWGRPWGAIAYVLGAVLSGTAGWVGMTVATMANARTTHAARTGPQLALPLAFRGGAVMGFSVAGLSLLGLAFSYLLFVVWLDVDDAFDVITAFGLGASSIALFSRIGGGIYTKAADVGADLVGKVEAGIPEDDPRNPATIADNVGDNVGDVAGMGADLFESYSGAIIAPIAFAFFAFGGDTNDLPADLEKLILFPLIVAFVGMVASIVGAFFVRAGASSDVRALSRALHMGTNVAMAITVVGVFASGLIVFGDYFDSDAQWALPVAVIAGLVVGWAIGKVAEVWTSDHYRPVRNIAKQSETGPATVILSGISAGMISVAASVVLIVGAIGVAYWAGQEALGGTDEGGIYGIAIAAIGMLATTGVVVAVDAYGPIADNAGGIAEMAELEPEVREVTDSLDSLGNTTAAIAKGFAVGSAAVTALALFAAFDQAITREGGNLILDITDVEVFIGLFLGAMLPFLFAALTIDAVGRAANKMIEEVRRQFREIPGLREGREGVKPDSARCIDISTQASLREMLIPGGLAIVVPLVIGFIDENALGGFLAGALVTGFALAIFMANSGGAWDNAKKYIEAGAHGGKGSEAHKAAVVGDTVGDPFKDTSGPSMNILIKVMTIVSLIFASAFV
- a CDS encoding phosphatase PAP2 family protein, whose protein sequence is MPPRNDQTGPTDRMIVAGALSIAAVGILFTVGVSRSQLLPGEAAATRWVDETLSGVLGPASNVLDVAFTDAMAPTIFLALVPVVAMAWGRLAAVTYFVAGAATGLTKLADLVDRPRPTEDLEWGTARFGNGGYPSGHVVYVVLVFGIIAYLASVYESDHRVRRGVVAGSVAIIVITAPSRVVELDHWPADVVGGYLIAVPALLMVIVTHRRAPAWIVRHAPPLSWLLDGGSGAGKVAGEFADDGLDRGRGVAAE
- a CDS encoding DUF2510 domain-containing protein, translating into MAGDDDPRGARTRSEPDAPGSWHSDPFARHQSRWWDGNRWTERVRDETTVGIDPPGIDPAPHAPASDAPEPANPIGDARVPLRPPPASTQLARILGVITMVGLTVLIVVVAIAAL
- a CDS encoding MFS transporter, giving the protein MASLTTVPAGRFRLPPPESPSSLRALRHRQFAIFWLTAIVSNSANFMQQLTVPFIVFELTDSNTWVGAVAFAALIPGVVLTPVSGVLADRLPRRTIIIVTLSVQTLVATGFLVLWLADALTPWRIVILSLINGVVVGTQVAAWQSLVPLLVPRHDLLAAVRLNSAGFTASRALGPMVGAGLLAAIGPASVFFANAATFVLLLAVVFRLRPRQAPAASAERLATVFRSGFAYVRARGSMLLAVGTGFMIAFFGMSLVQIAAGLAKEDFGVGKSGLAGLVTATGVGSVLSSIVIISGGDAFRRSRMALGGLVIYGIGPLVIVSTTNYVVGLAGFFVLGAAHVAVAIALNTALQIQVAEEMRGRVISIYMMGVIGGLPVGAFVGGRLGDLVGLRTVYVGAGISLLTYSLLATLVFDRLGALDDEQREPVPPTPTAEAAA
- a CDS encoding DnaJ domain-containing protein; this encodes MDVARALGVLGLDTTASWDDIRGAYRRLIRTHHPDVADVTRAARATDITEAYATLERATAGGRDPLGPSARPSTDPRSQRPRSARVSSVPAKTVTLDVGGLDVVDALAQGAAALGRVGPVDRESGIVIVTLGPPRWTPSQLLAEVGSTGGRATVEFTLESLGRDAAPSIEAVVSELARNLPRA
- a CDS encoding mycothione reductase, which gives rise to MRHHDLIILGAGSGNTLLSPDFDDVDVAIIERDTFGGTCLNRGCIPSKMFVYAADVAETVRHGHALGVDAAVTGVRWRDIVDRVFGRIDPIAQGGEDYRRRLDNVTVYPGDAHFVAERVLEVDGERLTAPDVVIAAGARPFVPEIPGIDTVPHHTSDTVMRLPELPGRMLIVGGGFIAAELAHVFGGLGTDVTIVHRRDVLLGAEDRDVSRAFTDRYAERFDLRMKTVVEGFAMDGGSIVAALAGDRGGELPVDVVLIATGRVPNGDQLNLPATGLSVGEDGYLPTDPFLRTGVEGIWALGDVTNPAQLKHTANEEARVLAHNLIHPDDMREVDLWPTPHAVFASPQVAAVGPTSQELDASGRDYVSSVRPYADTAYGWAMEDRHSFCKVLADPETRLLLGAHIIGPHAPTLLQQLVQGMRFGQTVDQMARGQLWTHPAMPEVVEQALLSL
- a CDS encoding TIGR03564 family F420-dependent LLM class oxidoreductase, which gives rise to MRIGLSAPAATDLARVVAGVERAETEGFSSYWLPQIFGVDALTALAVAGAATEHIEVGTAVVPIHPRHPLMLAAQALTVQAACGGRLALGVGLSHRVVTEEMWGISWDRPLRRMSEYLSALIPALAGRSADVDGELLTAHGAVDVADTSAPPVLVAALGPQMLELTGRVADGTITWCVGPRTLANHTVPTIRAAAEAAGRVTPRVVAAFPVAVTDDVPATRAALGKRLAVYGGLPSYRTMLDAEGVDAPEDLAIVGDADEVARRVGELAGIGVTDFALAEAAITSDERRRTRETVLALSA
- the trkA gene encoding Trk system potassium transporter TrkA, yielding MHIIVIGAGEVGSHVAELLSAEGNDVAVVEQDAARVREVEQRLDVLAVCGSGTHPATLRSAGLDRAELLVAVSSDDEANLIACLLAKQAGVRRAIARIEAPALRGKEAAELHAAMGADLIIDPDEEVASEVMDLLDYPGASEIAVLGGGEVIVIGARLGPDAPLVGRTLGGIAAEYEPEWEFMVGAITRGEDTIIPRRNHRLEANDLVRMVVKRRARRDVLGLLGLDAARPHRVMILGGGRTGQILAGRLADRHARVSVVERDPVRAREIAEALEGVLVIEGDIGDAELLASEDVGGQDAVVAVTGEDDANILACLFAKSMGTTETIAVLHRLSLRGLLNEVGIDVALSPRTASANGVLRFVRGGVAQVATFLDMDVEVLELSVMDGSPGDGAVVSELGLPKEVLIGAIVRDGKAQIARGHSELRSRDHLVVFARPQTVAAVQRLFA
- the nbaC gene encoding 3-hydroxyanthranilate 3,4-dioxygenase; the protein is MSLAGPGPDNVAFGLEQWITDNAGHFAPPVANREVFPGGDFIFMVIRGPNARSDFHIDPGDEIFHQLRGEVAVDLIIDGAVERHIVGPGDVLRVPAGVPHAPHRPPETWGFVIERPRADDERDQLLWLCETCGREVRRVEFHVSDIEAQLAEALGTWNGDETLRICPVGHSNPAPRPFTTSDLSEKPGPYLP